CCACGACCCCGGAGCCACCGTGCCAGAAGTTCTCCACGGCCTGCTTCTGGTACGGGCGCAGCGCCCAGCCGTCCTCGGCCAGCTCGATCGGATGCGCCTCGCCGTCCACGTACCCGGCGAGGTCCTCGGCCGGCCAGCCCAGCTTCAGCAGCGTCTGCTTGATCTGTCCGCGCTCGGAGGGGTGCACGGCGACGGTGTCCGGGTCGATCCGGGCCCCGACCAGCGGCGCGACCTTCTTCGACCGCAGGATCTCCTCCAGCACCGGCCGGTCGGTGGTCGTCAGCACCAGCCCGTGCGTCGGGTGCTTGGAGAGCGTCAGCCGTCCGTACCGGTCCATGGTCTCGGCGACGTCCACGAGCAGCGCGTGCGGCACCGGATACCGGCTGTACTGCACGAGCGCGTCGACGACCTGCTCGGCGTCATGCCCGGCCGCGCGGGCGTTCCACAGGCCCAGCGGTGTCACCCGGTAGGTGTGGATGTGCTCCGGTGCCCGCTCCAGCTCCGCGAACGGCGCGATGGACCGACGGCACTCGTCGGCCTGCTCGTGGTCGACTTCCAGGAGCAGAGTTTTGTCCGACTGGACGATCAGCGGTCCGTTCACGTACGCACTTCCTTCCGCACGGGCCAAACCTCCAGTGTGCCGTATGCGGCGGGAAGGGGGTTCTCAGAAGACCACCGTCCTGTGCAACCCCTGACCGGCCTTGTCTGTCTAGTCGGGCGGGGACCGGCGGAGTGAGGAGCACGCGGTGATGTCGGTGGGCAGGTGGGGGTTCGGAATCGGGGCCACGGCGGTACTGGTGGCCACCGGGGCGTGGGTGATGTGGCCGCAGGGCGTCGACCCCGACCTGTGGCACGAGATACGGCCCGCGATAGAGGCACATCTGGAGGCCGAGTCGCACGGCACCGGGTACGGCGAGACCGTCCCGGAGCTCGACGCCCGCTGGTTCTGCCACGCGGAGGCGCTGGAGCTCGACGAGCGCGACGGGGTCGTCCGGGCGGGCGTCGACACGCTCTGCATGGAGTACGGCGTCCAGGCACACGCCCTCGTCGAGTGCTCCGGCGCCCATGTCCCGCAGGTGCTGCGCCTGGAGCGGGAGGCGTCCGGCGGCTACCGGATCGTGTCCCAGGAGGAGCCGCCCGACGGGGCGGAGTACGCGGAGTGGACCCACGCCCACTTCGGTCACTTCACCCGCGCCGAACTCGACGACACCCTCTCGGCCACGCCCCTGGAGGCCGCCGCCCGCACCCACTTCGGCCTGGCCGCGGACGCCCCGGTGAGTGACTGCTAGGTCCTGCCTCAGGGGCCCGGCCGGCCTTGTTCGTCGGCCAGCTCCGCCACCCCGGTGATCCGGTGCAGTGGATACGTCCTTACCTCGTCCGCCGTGTGGTCGTACGCGGTGACGAAGCCGCCCTCGACCCGGACCGGGGCGATGACGCGCTGGCTGGCGGCGCCCTCGGCGTTGACGTATCCGATCCACAGGGCCTCGCCGGTGAGGACGGCTGCCTGCATGGTGGCGAGGGTCTCGGCGGAGCTGGTGCGGGGGAGGCCGCCCGTCGGGCTCGCCGAGGGTGTCTCCTTGCGCGGGGTCGTGGAAGCCAGGTCACCGGCGCGGATCGCGCGGATCGCCGCCGCCAGCAGCGTGGTGTCCGGCACCGGCGGGCCGTCCGGGACCGGCTCGGGTGCCGTGCGCGGCGGGGTGCGGTGGGCGTGCGCGCGGGCGATGAGGACATCGCCCTCGGCGGACTCGGCGGCGGGCGCGAAGCCCATCGAGCGCAGCCCGTCCAGGAGGGCGGCCGGGTCGGCCTGCGAGGCCAGCACGGTCGGGGCCAGGCGGCGCAGGCCCAGCCCCGCCGCCCGCTTGTCGGCGAGGATCTCGTTGAGCACGGCGTCGTCGTCGCACCGCACGTACGCGGAGGCCGCGCCGACCCGCAGATGCCCGTGCCTACGGGCCACGTCGTCGATCAGATAGGCCAGCGGCTGCGGCACCGGCGTACGGGAGTGCGCGGCGAGGAAGGCGTGCAGGTCGGAGGCGGACCGCCCGGCGTCCAGCGCCCGCCGCACCGAGCCCGGCGTGAACCGGTACACGGTCGCGCCACCCTTCGACTCCACGTCCGCCAGCACCCCCAGCGTGTCCGCGAGCGGCCGTCGCAGCGGCCCGGGCGCCACCGCCGTCAGGTCGGCCTGGAGCAGCACGTGGTCGAGCGGCTCGGGCAGCAGCGGCGCGAGCAGCCGCCCGGCGGCCGCGGCGGCGACGGCCTGCTCGGCGGCGGAGAGGGGTTCGGGGTGGGGTGCCGGTACGGGGTGATGGTGCGCGGGGTGGTGGTGCACGGGGAGCTTGTCGCCGGGGCCGGCCGGCTCGTGTTCGGCGGCCCTGGCGGGGGCGGCGGCCCCCAGCAACGCCCGCCCGTGCGCCGACAGCGCCCCGCGCCCGGTGACACCGAGCATCTCGGCCTCGCTGAGCGCCCACTGGGCGAGACGGGAGCGGAGGTCGTCGCCGGGAGAGCCGGGACCGCCGGGAGAGCCGGGGGAGCCAGGGACGCCGGGAGAGCCGGGGACATCGTGGCCCCCGCTCGGCCCCTGCGCCCCTTGAGCCCCCTGCGCCCCCCGCAACGGCCGTTCCCACCGCAGCCGCGCCAGCACCGATTCCGCCGCCGGTGCCGCCCCCTCCGGGAGCCCCGCCAGCAGCGTCAGCACCCGGTGGCGTACCTCCGACGCGGCGCTGCGGTCGAGGCCCGGACCGAGTGCCGACAGGGCCCGTTCCTTCGCGTCCCGGCCGCCGACCAGCCCGGCCGTGCGGGTCGCCGCCAGCCATGCCTCCGCGAGCCGCGCCCACCGTTCGGCGGCGGGCTGTTCCAGCCACTCGTCGTACGCCGGGGTCGCCGCGTACCGCTCGTCGGCCTCCCCGTCGGAGGCCAGCAGCCCGGCGGCGTAGGCCAGTTCGACCCAGAACGCGGCGATGGGCTCGGGCACGTCGAGGGCGACCGCGGTCCGCTTCAGGTCCCGCACGCTCAGCCCGCCGGCCCGCAGCACCGTCGGCCCGCCCTCGTCCCAGTCCTTCAGCAGCTCCTCGACTGTCGCCAGCGCCGTGTACGCCTGTCCGGCCGCCGTCGCGTCCACAACCTGTGGACGGTAGGTCGCCACCGGTTCCACGACCGGCGGCACCGGCTCGGTCACCCGGTGCGCGAGCCCGCCCCGCAGATGCAGCGCGACCTCACGCGGCAGGACGACCGTCCCCGGCGACGTCGGCAGCAGCAGCCCGAGGTCGAGGAGCCGCCGCAGCCGGGGCGCCGGATCCGCGGTGACCTGCCCGTACGGCGGCCCCCACACCAGCCGCCGCAGCACGTCGAGGGACTCCTCCGGCAGCCCGCCGAGCAGCTTCGTCATCCGCTTGCGGTCGGTGAACAGCCCGGCCAGGGCGGCCACGGCCGACACGGAGTCGTGCGTGGACGGCAGCCCGGCCGCCGCCACGAGCTCCTGGATCCGCCCCGGCGACATCCCCGCCGACGCCTCCTGCACGGTCGGCCCGAGCCCCGTCGGCGACGGATGCTGCGGCGAGGGCGCGAGCAGTTCCCGCGCGGTGCGCACCAGCCGCAGCCGCTCGTCCTCGCCCCACACCAGCGCCTGCTCGCGCAGCGTGCCCAGCGCCCGGGGCAGCGCGGCGGCGACGGTGGGGTCCCCGGCGTCCCCGGCCATCAGCCCGAGCAGTTCCTCGTACGACGCCGGGTCCTGGGCCACCGCGAGCGCCTCCGCCGTCTGAAGCGCGAACCGGTCCAGGCGTTCGAGGGCGCGCACGACCGAGGCGCGCGTCCCGGCGCGGGTGGCGAGCTGGGTGAGGTCGGTGGGGACGGGGGTGATGAGATCGGGGCGGGCCCGCAGCAGCAGGGCCAGGGAGGCGTCGTCCCTGGCCCGGAGGGCTTCGGCGAGGGAGCGGGGCGGGGTGGCCGGGGTGCTCATCCGACCCACGGTAGCGGGTGGGTACGACGGTGAGGTGCGGCCCAGCGGCTCGCGACCCGCCCCGGCGGCACGACCGTACGCGGCCACGTCGGCCGCCCCGCGCGCGATACGGTCACCACGGGGCATCAACCCGCCGCCCCCCGGAGGGACTTCGTGGGAATCGAGAGCGATCAGGTCGTCTACGAGTATCTGAGCCGCGTCGGCGACGTCGCGCAGCAGCGGCAGTTGCCGTCCGGCACTCGCATGCGCCTCGTCTCCGAGCTGCGCAACGAGATCGACCGGCGCCGCGCCAAGGCCCCCGTGGACAGTCCCGCGGCCGTGCGCCGCATCATCGACCGTCTCGGCAGCCCCGACGATGTCGTCACCGCGGCCGGCGCCACCCCGCAGAGCACGTCGGTGCCCGCGCCCACCCCCACCGCCGTACCCGTGCAGCGCGACCGGGAGGTGGCGGAGCCGCGCCCCAAGGGCCTGCGCCGCATCATCCCCAAGCCCCGCCCCGCCGAGACCTCGAAGACGCCGGACGAGGTCCCCGCCCCACCGCACCTCGCCTCCGCGGCCGACCTCGGGGACAGCGAGCTGCGGCCCGACTGGTGGCGGCTGGACGACACTCCGTTCGGCGCCGGGGAGAGCGTCCCGGGTTTCGTCGGCGGTGTGGAGATCCCCGAGCTGCTCAAGCCTCCGCCGCCGAAGCAGGACCCGAAGCCGCTGGTCGAGAAGGCCGGGGAGCCCGAGGAAGAGGAACTGGAGGAGGCCGCCGGGGAGATCGCGGCCCCACGCCGCCGCCTCTCGTCCCTCTTCAGGGCCCCCCAGGGCAAGTGGACCAACCCCCTGCTCCTGCTCGCCGCCGCTCTCCTGGTCGCGGGCGCGGCGATCGGCAACCTCGTCGTGCTCCTCCTCGGCTGGCTGATCGCCTACGCCTCACGGCGGCTGACCGACCGGGAGACGAAGTGGGCGGTGATGTATCTGCCCGGCCTGGCGCTCACCGCCGGGATCGTGTGGCTGTGGGGCAGGACCGAGGGCCGCTGGGGCGACCCCATCGCCGAGGGCCGGATGAACGCCGCGGTCGCCGACACCTGGCCGTGGGTGGTGCGGGGCGCGGCGGTGGCGTCGGCGCTGTTCCTGGTGTGGCGGTCCCAGCGACGGAAATAGCGGGAAGCCCATTGCCGCGCCCGGGCACAATGGCCCATATGGCCTCTACACCCTTCTCCGCCGCCCCGACCGTCGGCTTCGACCTCGACATGACCCTCATCGACTCCCGCCCCGGCATCCGCGCCTGCTATGTGGCGCTCGCCGAGCGGACGGGGACGTACATCGACGCCGACCTGGCGGTGACGCGGCTCGGGCCGCCGCTGGCGGAGGAGATGGCCCACTGGTTTCCCGCGGAGCAGGTCCCGGCCGTCGCCGATCTCTACCGCGAGCTCTATCCGACGTATGCCATCACCGGCACCCTCGCGATGCCGGGTGCCCGGGAGGCGATAGCGGCCGTGCAGGCGGCGGGCGGCCGGGCCGTCGTCGTGACCGCCAAGTGGGAGCCCAACGCCAAGTTGCACATGGAGCACCTGGGCATGGCGCCCGACGCGGTCATCGGCAACCTGTGGGCCGAGCAGAAGGCGGTGGCCCTGCGTGAGCACGGGGCGAGCGTGTACGTCGGCGACCACGTCGGTGACGTGCGCGGTGCCCGCGCCGCCGGGGCGCTGTCGGTGGCGGTGCCGACGGGCCCGTGCGGCGCGGTGGAGCTGACCGGGGCCGGTGCGGACGTCGTGCTCGACGACCTCACCCGGTTCCCCGACTGGCTCGCCGGCTACCTTCCGGCGCGCGCCTGACGCCGCCCCGCGGCGACCGACTGAAGCACTCCGGCCCCGGCCATCAGGAAGCCGACGCCCATCAGCATGCTCAGTCCGAACATGTACGTCGGAAAGGGCGTCGTACCGAGCAGGAACGGGGCCACGGTGACCAGAGTGGCCACGGCGCCGATGAAGAACACGACGGCACCGGCACGGATCAGTCGGTCACCGGGCACGGCGGAATTCGTTTGGGTTTTGTCACGCACCGGACCAGGGTAGTTCCCTGCCCGGAGGAACAACCGGGCGACGTCTTGTCACCGGCCTGAAGACCATTAGCCTTGGTACCGGCGGGTCCCGACGACCCGCCCCAGTGCTATCAAGAGCCGTTTCAGAAGCAGTTTTCCGACGAGTACGAGGACGAGGAACAGACGTGCCTACCGGCAAGGTCAAGTGGTTCAACAGCGAGAAGGGCTTCGGCTTTCTCTCCCGCGACGACGGCGGTGACGTCTTCGTCCATTCCTCGGTCCTCCCCGCCGGAGTCGAGACACTGAAGCCGGGCCAGCGAGTGGAGTTCGGGGTCGTCGCCGGACAGCGCGGTGACCAGGCCCTTTCGGTCGTCATCCTCGATCCGACCCCGTCGGTCGCGGCGGCGACCCGTAAGAAGCCCGACGAACTGGCCTCCATCGTCCAGGATTTGACGACCCTCCTGGAGAACATCACGCCGATGCTGGAGCGCGGCCGCTACCCCGACAAGGTCGCCGGAAACAAGATCGCCGGCCTGCTGCGCGCGGTCGCCGATCAACTCGACGTATAGAAGCCGTACGGAACTGGTGGATTTCTAAGGGAATTCCAGCGCGTCCGGGCCGAGGGGCGGCACCAGCCCCTCGGCCGCCGCGCGCGTCAGCAGTCCCCTGACCGCGGCGTATCCGTCCGTGCCGAGATCCGCCGTGAACTCGTTGACGTACAGCCCGATGTGCTGGTCGGCGACGGCCGGGTCCATCTCCTGGGCGTGTTCCATGACGTACGGCCGGGACACCTCGGGCTCGTCCCAGGCGGCGCGCACGGAGCCGCGGATGGAGTCGGCGAGCAGCGTCAGCGTCTGCGTCCCCAGCGACCGCTTGGCGATGATCGCGCCCAGCGGAATGGGCAGCCCGGTCGTCTCCTCCCAGTGCTCGCCCATGTCGGCGAGCTTGTGCAGCCCGTAGTTCTGGTAGGTGAAGCGGGCCTCGTGGATGACGAGTCCGGCGTCGGCCTTTCCGTCCCGCACGGCCGGCATGATCTCGTGGAACGGCATGACGACGATCTCGCCGACCCCGCCCGGCAGCGTGTCCGCCGCCCACAGCCGGAACAGCAGATACGCCGTCGACCGCTCGCTCGGCACCGCGACCGTCCGGCCACTGAGATCGGCGCCGGCCTCCCGGGTCAGCACCAGTGGCCCGCAGCCCCGCCCCAGCGCGCCTCCGCAGGGCAGCAGGGCGTACTCGTCGAGGACGTACGGCAGCACGGCGTACGACACCTTCAGCACATCCAGCTCACCGCGCTCGGCCATGCCGTTGGTGATGTCGATGTCCGCGAACGTGACGTCCAGCGCCGGCGCGTCCGGCACCCGGCCGTGCGCCAGGGCGTCGAAGACGAAGGTGTCGTTCGGACAGGGCGAGTAAGCGATGTCGAGCCTCATACCGTCTTCCAACTCTCCAATACCGGTGCGAGCTTCCCGAAGCCCTCGGTCAGGGCCTGGAGTGCGTCCCCGATCCGCCAGGCGGCGCGGTCGCGCGGGCCGACGGGGTTGGAGACGGCCCGGATCTCCAGCACGGGTACCCCGTGCAGAACGGCGGCCTCGGCGACACCGAAGCCCTCCATCGCCTCGGCGAGCGCGGTGGGGTGACGGTCCTTCAGGAGCGCCGCGCGGGCGGCGGTCCCGGTCACGGTCGAGACGGTGAGCACGGCTCCGGCGCGGGCGCCGGTGGCGGCGACGGCCTCTCGTACGAGTGCTTCCGGCGGACGGTGGCTGACGGTCCCGAAGCCCAGCTCGGTGACCGGCACGAACCCGTCGGCCGTCTCGGCGCCCAGGTCCGCCGCGGTGATCTCGTCGGCGACGACGAGCGACCCGACGGGCGCGTCGGGCTGGAAGCCGCCGGCGATCCCGGCGGAGACGACGAGGCCGTAGGGGGCGGCTGCGAGGGCCGTCGCGGTGGCCGCGGCGGCGCGGGCGGGGCCCACCCCCGCCGCGATCACCTCGATGTCCGTGGTCCCCGACAACGCGCGAGCCACCGCGTCCCGTTCGACCGGGACCGCGGTGGCTACGAGGATGCGCATGGCGTACGACGGCTCAGGCGTCGGAGTTGACGAGCTTGAAGTTCCAGACGCCCTTGTACTTCTCGCTGGCGCCGCTCTTCGTCTTGTCCTGCTCGACGACGCTGATGTACAGCGTCTTCGGGGCGGCCTGGCCCTGCTGGTCGGCGAAGAGGTCGACGCCCTGGAAGGAGTAGTACGTCTTCTTGTAGACCGTCGTGACCTGCTGGCCGTTGATCCACAGCGCCCAGCCGGTGTCCGCGATCTTCGGGTCGACACCGATGCGGAGGGTCTCGCTCTGGGCGACCTCGATCGAGTCGGACGCCTTCTTCAGAGCGCACTTGGTGGCCTTCTCCTGGCCGAGGTTGTCACCGTCCTCGTAGCAGGTGGCCTCGGCGCTGATGGAGTTCTTGCCGACCGTCACGGTCGCGCGGGGCGTCGGCTTGTCACAGGCCGACAGGACGAGCAGTCCGGCGGAAACGGCGCCGGCGACAGCGACGGCGCGGCGGCGTCGCACAGCGGCTTGCATCGTGGTCATGGCCGAAGGCTATCGGGCAGGTGCGGCAGTCTCTTTATGCGGGGTACGGCGTGCCCTGTTCGTTACGCCTCGTTACGCCACGCGCGTGCCCGGCCGGCCCCCCTGGCGGGCCGAGCTCAGCAGCCCCTTCACCGTCGTCAGCCAGCCCACGGCGATCACCGCGGCGGCCACCGCGAGGCCCAGGGTGCCGTTGAGGGGCATCACGATGCCGACCGCGCCGCCGAACACCCAGGCCATCTGGAGCATCGTCTCCGAGCGGGCGAACGCCGAGGTGCGCACCTGTTCGGGCACGTCCCGCTGGATCAGAGCGTCCAGGGACAGCTTGGCGAGGGCCAGCGAGAACCCGGCGATCGCGGTGAGGACGGCTACGAGGAACGCGCCGAAGAAGACCGCGGCCGTGATCGCCGTGCCCAGCACCACCACCAGGACGGTCACGATGATGATCTCCGGCGCGCGGGAGCGCAGCCCGGCACCGACCGCCGTGCCGACCGCGTTGCCCACACCGGCCGACACGGCCACGATCCCCAGCGAGACGGCCGCGCTCTCCCCGGTCAGCGGGTGCTCGCGCAGCAGGAAGGCGAGGAAGAAGGTCAGGAAGCCGGACAGCCAGCGCAGGGCGGCGTTGGCGCCGAGGGCGTGGGTGACGGCGATACCGACGGTCCGCAGCCCCGGCCGCTTGGCCGACTTGCGGTGGGGGCCGTGCAGATGCTCCTCGTCGGCGGCGAGCAGCGCGACGTCCTCGCCCTTGGCGGAGTCGACCTTCGGGGGCAGCGTGAAGGACAGGAAGGTCCCCGCGATGAAGATCACGAAGGCGCCGTAGAGCGGCCAGCGCGGCCCGAGGGCCTGCAACCCCGCCCCGATGGGCGCGGCGACACCGGTGGCGAGGAGCCCGCCGAGCGTGACCCGGGAGTTGGCCCTGACGAGGGAGAACCCGGGCGGCAGCAGCCGCGGCACGACAGCGCTTCGTACGACGCCGTACGCCTTGGAGGAGACCAGCACGCCCAGGGCCGCCGGATACAGCTCGATGCTGCCCGTGACGACCGCACCGGAGAGCACCAGAGCCAGCAGGGCGCGGGCGAGCATGGCCCCGGCCATGGCGGCGCGGCGCCCGTGGGGCAGCCGGTCGAGGAGCGGGCCGATCACCGGGGCCAGGACGGTGAAGGGGGCCATCGTGATGGCCAGGTAGAGGGCGACACGCCCGCGTGCCTCGTCGGTGGGGACGGAGAAGAAGACGGTCGAGGCGAGCGCGATCGTGATCATCACATCGCCCGCGCCGTTCACACCGTGCAGCTCGATCAGCTTGCCGAGGCCGGATTCCCCCGCCCCGTGGGCGTGTGTGGCCTTGCGGATGCCGCGCGCGGGGCCGGTCACCGGGAAGTGCAGGGCACGCCCGACGGAGCGCAGAGAACCTCGCGTCCTGCCGTTGCCCTTGATCCCGGTGGCCCCATGGGGCGTCTTAGCGGTTGCCACGACGTTCATAGTGCCCCGAGTGGGCCGTTCGTAGTGCGGTTACCGCGCGTATGTCCGTGCTTTCGTGAGGTGCTTTCGTGCCGTGCCGAGTCGGATGGGTGGGGGTAAACGTCCCGTCGGTGTAGGCCGTACGCACGCGAGCAGGTAGCGTGCGTATCTCAGCCATCCCGCAGAATGGATGGACAGGTGCGCCCGAGTGCGAGCGGGCGCGGACGTCGACGCGGTCCTCCGGTCCGCTCCGTCCGCCCCACCGCGCGTTCAGGCAGGCGCACCAGAGAGACGGCGTAGGAGAGAAGCGATACCTGTGAGCGCAGCGACCACGCGAAGCCGCACCCCCGACCGCCTGTGCGCCGAGGCCGTCGACCTCGCCCGCGCCGCAGCCGAGGAGGCGGCGGCGCCCGGTGTAGTCGGGGAGCACACGGGTGTGGCCTCCGAGGGAGACCGGGTCGTCACGCACTTCTTCGAGTGCAAGGAAATGGGTTACCGCGGCTGGCGCTGGGCGGTGACGGTGGCGAGGGCGTCGCGCGCCAAGAACGTGACCCTCGACGAGGTCGTCCTGCTCCCCGGGCCCGATGCCCTCCTGGCCCCCGAATGGGTCCCCTGGAGCGAGCGCCTGCGCCCCGGTGACATGGGCCCCGGCGACCTCCTCCCCACCGACGCCGAGGACCTGCGCCTGGAGCCCGGCTACTCCGGTGAGGACGAGCCGATCCCGAGCTCGGCGGTCTCGGAGGAGATGGCGGAGCTGGTGGAGGCGGAGGACGCGGAGGTGACCGCGGGCACCCCCTCCAACCTCCCGGTGGCCCCCACCCGGGGCACGATCGCCGCGCTCGCCGAGGAACTGGGCATGCGCCGCGCCCGGGTCCTCTCCCGCTACGGCCTGCACAGCGCCGCGGACCGCTGGGAGGAGGCGTTCGGCTCCAAGACCCCCATGGCCCAGGCGGCCCCCGCCACCTGCGTCAGCTGCGGCTTCCTCACCCCGATCGGCGGCTCCCTCGGCCAGGCCTTCGGTGTCTGCGCCAACGAGTTCGCCCCGGCGGACGGCAGGGTGGTCTCCCTGTCCTACGGCTGCGGCGGCCACTCGGAAGCAGCGATCATGCCGAAGCCGCCCCGTCCGGCGCCCCCGGTGATCGACGAGACAAAGGTCGACGCCTTCCCCCTCCGCCCGGCCCCGGACTCGGGTTCGGTCCCAGCGGTCACGGACGAGGACTCGGCGGAACTGGGGCATTCGTAGGGACGCCGGCTCAGCTCTCGTAGGGGTGGTCGTGCACCTGTCGGCTGACCCGGTCTCCATCGCGCCCCCTCGTGATGTCCAGGATCTGTGCGAACCACCCCGACATCTCGATCTCCTCGTCGCGCGGGTCGTACGCCGCCCCGGCCTGCCGGAGCCACAGTCGGGCCAGTTCGCGTTCGGAGAGGTTGGCGGCCAGCAGCTTCGTGAGCGCCGCGCGCAGTGCCGTCACCGCCAGCCGCCTGATCGCCTCCAGCAGCGGGGCCGCGTCGCCCTCCCACACGGTGTCGCACTCCCTGGCCGCGTCGGGGGCATCTGTTCATGCTGGTCATCCCGAGCGAGCCTAGGGCGTGTGTGCTTCAGCGGCGGCGTCGCAGTGACGCGTCCAGCAGGGCCGGCGGGGTGTTGAACTTCTCGTGGGCCGCCAGGTCCGTGCCGGGCGGCACGATCTTGTCGATCTCGTCCAGGACGTCGGGTGACAACACCGTCTCCGCCGCCGCGAGTTGTGAGGCCAGGTGCTCCGCCGTGCGCGGGCCGATGAGTGCGCTCGTCACCGCCCGGTGCGCGGTCACGAAGCCCAGCGCCAGCTGGATCAGGGTGAGGCCCGCTTCGTCCGCCACCTCGGCCAGGCGTTCCACCGCGTCCAGCCGCGCCCGGTTGTACGGCAGGCTCATGTCGAAGCGGTCCGGCATGAACGCCGAGCGGTTGGTGGCGACTTCCCGGCCCCTTCGGACCGCTCCCGTGAGCCAGCCCGACGCCAGCGGGCTCCACGCCAGCACCCCCAACCCGTACTCCTCCGCCACCGGCAGGACGTCCGCCTCGATGCCCCGCTGGAGGATGGAGTAGCTGGGCTGCTCGGTGACGTAGCGGGCCAGACCGGACGAGCGGGACGCCCACTGCGCCTGCACCATCCGGTGGGCCGGGAACGTCGACGAGCCGAAGTAGCGGATCTTTCCGGCGCGTTGGAGGTCGGTCAGGGCCGACAGGGTCTCCTCGTCGCTCGTCTCCGGGTCCCAGCGGTGGATCTGGTAGAGGTCGACGTGGTCCACGCCGAGGCGGCGCAGGCTGTCGTCCAGGGCCTGGGTGAGCCAGCGGCGGGAGGTGCCCCGGTGGTTGGGCTTGTCCTCGCTCATCGGCATGGCCGCCTTCGTGGCCAGCACGATGTCCTCGCGCCGGCCCGCTATCGCCTTGCCGACCATCTCCTCCGACTCGCCGCGGCTGTACATGTCGGCGGTGTCGATCAGGTTCACCCCCGCCTCCAGCGCCGTGTCGACGAGGGCGGTGGCCTCCTCCTGGGTGGTGCGTCCGATCGCGCCGAAGTTCATGGCGCCGAGCGCCAGGGTGCTGACCTGCACGCCGGTGCGGCCCAAGGTGCGGTACTGCATGATCACGCCTTTCGGAGAAGAGAAACGGAACACAGTTCCGGATTGCCTCGCAAACGATACGGAACCTTGTTCCGTTTTCGCAAGCGGCCCCGCCGGATGTCGTACGGTGGGCCCGTGAACGACCCCGACGCCCCCGCCCGGCACCCCGCCCCGCCGCGGCGGAAAGATGCCCGGCGCAACCAGGAGACGCTCCTCGACGCCGCCGCCACGGTCTTCGTGGCCAAGGGTGTGGACGCGCCCGTGCGGGACATCGCGGCCGAGGCCGGGGTCGGGCTCGGCACCATCTACCGGCACTTCCCGACCCGCGCCGACCTCGTCATCGCCGTCTACCGGCATCAGATCGAGGCGTGTGCGCAGGCCGGGCCCACCCTGTTGGCAGAAGGGCCGACACCGTACGACGCACTCGTCCGGTGGATCGACCTCTTCGTCGACTTCCTCGTCACCAAGCACGGCCTCGCCGCCGTGCTCCAGCCCGGCAACGCCGACTTCGAGGCGCTGCACACCCACTTCCTCGACCGGCTCGTGCCCGTCTGCGCCGAACTGCTCGACGCCGCGGCCGGGCAGACCGACTCCGAGGTGACGGCGTACGAGCTGATGCGCGGCGTCGGCAACCTCTGCATCGGCGCGGACACCGACCCTCGCTACGACGCGCGCCGGATGGTCGGGCTCCTCGTCGCGGGGCTGGGCCGGCCACGCGGCTGACGGGAGATCCCGTCGAGGGCCCAAGACCAACTCGCGGTACCTTCGTCGCACGCAGACGAGGAGAGCCATCGTGAGCAAGTTCGTGCGGCCCGCAGCCGAGGGAGCCGACCCGTTCGGGACCGCCCGTCTCAGGCGGGGCGTGCTCGACGCCTGGACGACCAGCCCCGCCCGCTTCCGGGAGGACGCGAACGCCGAGGAGGACCTCGTCCTCGGCGGATACCGGGACCGGCTCGTCGTCGAGCTCGCCCAGAACGCCGCAGATGCCGCCGCCAGAGCGGGGGTGCCGGGGCGGCTGCGGCT
This DNA window, taken from Streptomyces sp. NBC_00663, encodes the following:
- a CDS encoding helicase C-terminal domain-containing protein, yielding MSTPATPPRSLAEALRARDDASLALLLRARPDLITPVPTDLTQLATRAGTRASVVRALERLDRFALQTAEALAVAQDPASYEELLGLMAGDAGDPTVAAALPRALGTLREQALVWGEDERLRLVRTARELLAPSPQHPSPTGLGPTVQEASAGMSPGRIQELVAAAGLPSTHDSVSAVAALAGLFTDRKRMTKLLGGLPEESLDVLRRLVWGPPYGQVTADPAPRLRRLLDLGLLLPTSPGTVVLPREVALHLRGGLAHRVTEPVPPVVEPVATYRPQVVDATAAGQAYTALATVEELLKDWDEGGPTVLRAGGLSVRDLKRTAVALDVPEPIAAFWVELAYAAGLLASDGEADERYAATPAYDEWLEQPAAERWARLAEAWLAATRTAGLVGGRDAKERALSALGPGLDRSAASEVRHRVLTLLAGLPEGAAPAAESVLARLRWERPLRGAQGAQGAQGPSGGHDVPGSPGVPGSPGSPGGPGSPGDDLRSRLAQWALSEAEMLGVTGRGALSAHGRALLGAAAPARAAEHEPAGPGDKLPVHHHPAHHHPVPAPHPEPLSAAEQAVAAAAAGRLLAPLLPEPLDHVLLQADLTAVAPGPLRRPLADTLGVLADVESKGGATVYRFTPGSVRRALDAGRSASDLHAFLAAHSRTPVPQPLAYLIDDVARRHGHLRVGAASAYVRCDDDAVLNEILADKRAAGLGLRRLAPTVLASQADPAALLDGLRSMGFAPAAESAEGDVLIARAHAHRTPPRTAPEPVPDGPPVPDTTLLAAAIRAIRAGDLASTTPRKETPSASPTGGLPRTSSAETLATMQAAVLTGEALWIGYVNAEGAASQRVIAPVRVEGGFVTAYDHTADEVRTYPLHRITGVAELADEQGRPGP
- a CDS encoding HAD family hydrolase, giving the protein MASTPFSAAPTVGFDLDMTLIDSRPGIRACYVALAERTGTYIDADLAVTRLGPPLAEEMAHWFPAEQVPAVADLYRELYPTYAITGTLAMPGAREAIAAVQAAGGRAVVVTAKWEPNAKLHMEHLGMAPDAVIGNLWAEQKAVALREHGASVYVGDHVGDVRGARAAGALSVAVPTGPCGAVELTGAGADVVLDDLTRFPDWLAGYLPARA
- a CDS encoding cold-shock protein; this translates as MPTGKVKWFNSEKGFGFLSRDDGGDVFVHSSVLPAGVETLKPGQRVEFGVVAGQRGDQALSVVILDPTPSVAAATRKKPDELASIVQDLTTLLENITPMLERGRYPDKVAGNKIAGLLRAVADQLDV
- a CDS encoding 1,4-dihydroxy-6-naphthoate synthase; this translates as MRLDIAYSPCPNDTFVFDALAHGRVPDAPALDVTFADIDITNGMAERGELDVLKVSYAVLPYVLDEYALLPCGGALGRGCGPLVLTREAGADLSGRTVAVPSERSTAYLLFRLWAADTLPGGVGEIVVMPFHEIMPAVRDGKADAGLVIHEARFTYQNYGLHKLADMGEHWEETTGLPIPLGAIIAKRSLGTQTLTLLADSIRGSVRAAWDEPEVSRPYVMEHAQEMDPAVADQHIGLYVNEFTADLGTDGYAAVRGLLTRAAAEGLVPPLGPDALEFP
- a CDS encoding futalosine hydrolase; the encoded protein is MRILVATAVPVERDAVARALSGTTDIEVIAAGVGPARAAAATATALAAAPYGLVVSAGIAGGFQPDAPVGSLVVADEITAADLGAETADGFVPVTELGFGTVSHRPPEALVREAVAATGARAGAVLTVSTVTGTAARAALLKDRHPTALAEAMEGFGVAEAAVLHGVPVLEIRAVSNPVGPRDRAAWRIGDALQALTEGFGKLAPVLESWKTV
- a CDS encoding MFS transporter; this translates as MATAKTPHGATGIKGNGRTRGSLRSVGRALHFPVTGPARGIRKATHAHGAGESGLGKLIELHGVNGAGDVMITIALASTVFFSVPTDEARGRVALYLAITMAPFTVLAPVIGPLLDRLPHGRRAAMAGAMLARALLALVLSGAVVTGSIELYPAALGVLVSSKAYGVVRSAVVPRLLPPGFSLVRANSRVTLGGLLATGVAAPIGAGLQALGPRWPLYGAFVIFIAGTFLSFTLPPKVDSAKGEDVALLAADEEHLHGPHRKSAKRPGLRTVGIAVTHALGANAALRWLSGFLTFFLAFLLREHPLTGESAAVSLGIVAVSAGVGNAVGTAVGAGLRSRAPEIIIVTVLVVVLGTAITAAVFFGAFLVAVLTAIAGFSLALAKLSLDALIQRDVPEQVRTSAFARSETMLQMAWVFGGAVGIVMPLNGTLGLAVAAAVIAVGWLTTVKGLLSSARQGGRPGTRVA